A genome region from Carya illinoinensis cultivar Pawnee chromosome 2, C.illinoinensisPawnee_v1, whole genome shotgun sequence includes the following:
- the LOC122301866 gene encoding uncharacterized protein LOC122301866, with product MDTQRLQKHLSWELLKTINDGTEPWCIIGDFNEILFQHEKSGGRARPENQMISFRNAVDQNNLTDLGHKGVAYTWSNNQKEGNFTKVRLDKCFANQRWRQTYQKVSVENLVARSSDHNPILLCTSKYAAVTPVKQRLFRYEAWWSKEEECKEVITNNWLQDTTERNSVQQVLTHCRNSLQQWSKNFHRQKGLLLKQKSALLKNLQDGNSGDNSNNIRALQKEVGILMEEEDIKWRQRAKRNLYTQGDRNTHYFHACATQR from the coding sequence ATGGATACTCAGAGGTTACAGAAACACCTTTCATGGGAGCTACTGAAAACCATTAATGATGGAACAGAACCTTGGTGCATAattggtgactttaatgaaatcctCTTCCAACATGAGAAAAGCGGAGGTAGAGCAAGACCAGAAAACCAAATGATTTCTTTTAGAAATGCTGTGGATCAAAATAATCTGACTGATTTGGGTCACAAGGGGGTAGCTTATACTTGGAGCAATAACCAGAAAGAAGGAAACTTCACCAAAGTGAGACTTGACAAATGTTTTGcaaatcagagatggagacAGACCTATCAAAAAGTTTCAGTAGAGAACCTGGTGGCTAGGAGTTCAGACCACAATCCAATTCTTCTCTGTACCAGTAAATATGCTGCAGTTACTCCAGTAAAACAAAGATTATTTAGATATGAAGCATGGTGGAGTAAGGAGGAAGAATGTAAAGAAGTCATAACAAACAATTGGTTACAGGACACCACAGAAAGAAACTCAGTCCAGCAAGTATTGACCCATTGTAGAAATTCATTGCAACAATGGAGCAAAAACTTTCATAGACAGAAGGGTCTTTTACTAAAACAGAAATCAGCTCTATTAAAAAACCTCCAAGATGGCAACAGTGGAGATAACAGTAACAATATTCGAGCTCTACAAAAAGAAGTGGGAATCCTTATGGAAGAAGAAGACATAAAGTGGAGACAAAGAGCAAAAAGGAACTTGTATACTCAAGGGGACAGAAATACTCACTATTTTCATGCATGTGCAACACAAAGATAG